A stretch of Prunus dulcis chromosome 6, ALMONDv2, whole genome shotgun sequence DNA encodes these proteins:
- the LOC117632435 gene encoding putative U-box domain-containing protein 50 — MDTQAEKVYVALGNDIQDGFKTLQWTLKKWNSKPISIVILHVTYNISKDFVYTPFGKLPASSLSDEKLEVLMKYEQEKIDKLLSKYISSCGQVKAELLKVERCEQPIHKVITDLIFTHKITKLVMGFTFLKTSSWRIKSAVSGSFYVHHHKPDFCEFFVICGGRLVFLRGENNKGIMEDDQGVMVAKVREKGSLKSWLAKMFNENSADSLDKVSHPSLRFSTNPNSPNSQNQWESCVQEIENYFQHLLSLKLDEEEDCGQGNDRVQISPMELARPEHADLNMIAAEDLESRKKMLREAQETIKFKRKEAKANAERSTKAEWTISLCNRRAEELEAKIKEEVTKREDLKKALDSEKEQLHEVIMDTEESKSRLNSLMELQYELSTKLHNSSLAKSNRETQLEKAVSTRAEMVREIEELRQQREVLHRRIEFCKEKDAIGMVARLSDMSCGFKDYTAEEIRLATNDFSERLRIKPGGDWTSMYRGRINHATVAIKMLNSANGISKQDFQAKVTVLSHIRHPNLITMLGFCTELRCIVFEYMHNGSLRDVFLRDILFSSQISSKTRKRTLGWHDRARIASEICSGLGFLHTGKPRPIVHGRLSLSNILLDRNLVTKISGFGLSLSHNEQSVRSDIRAFGVLMMHLLTGRNWAGLGQAMNMDQAAVVRDLDEMAGQWPLDLAEKLAGLALRCLTSNRGPSRDLKLATVMEELNELKKRADDLVASERAMDRDVKAKDTNDVPSFFLCPIFQEVMKNPHAAADGFSYELDAIEEWLRMGHDTSPMTNLRLKHTFLTPNHTLRSLIQEWHNKRLLPPP, encoded by the exons ATGGATACTCAAGCAGAGAAGGTGTATGTTGCCCTTGGAAATGATATACAAGATGGATTTAAGACCTTGCAGTGGACACTCAAGAAATGGaattcaaaaccaatttcCATTGTTATTCTCCATGTAACTTACAATATTTCCAAGGATTTTGTGTACACTCCAT TTGGGAAGCTCCCTGCAAGTTCTCTGAGTGATGAGAAATTGGAAGTTCTTATGAAGTATGAGCAGGAAAAGATTGACAAGTTGCTGTCCAAGTACATATCATCCTGTGGGCAG GTGAAGGCAGAATTGCTCAAAGTTGAAAGATGTGAGCAACCAATTCATAAAGTCATCACTGATTTGATTTTTACACACAAAATAACCAAACTGGTGATGGGATTCACGTTCTTGAAGACTTCATCTTG GAGAATAAAGAGTGCAGTAAGTGGATCATTTTACGTTCATCATCACAAGCCCGATTTCTGCGAATTTTTCGTAATTTGTGGGGGAAGATTGGTTTTCCTTAGAGGAGAAAATAACAAAGGAATCATGGAGGATGATCAAGGGGTGATGGTTGCAAAAGTGAGAGAAAAAGGCAGTTTGAAAAGTTGGCTAGCAAAAATGTTCAATGAAAATTCAGCAGATTCCCTAGACAAAGTTTCTCACCCCTCTCTTAGATTTTCAACAAATCCCAACTCCCCAAATTCACAGAACCAATGGGAAAGTTGTGTCCAAGAAATCGAAAACTATTTCCAGCATCTGTTGTCTTTGAAAttagatgaagaagaagactgtGGGCAGGGAAATGACAGAGTGCAGATCAGTCCAATGGAGTTGGCTAGGCCTGAACATGCGGATTTGAATATG ATTGCTGCAGAAGACTTGGAATCTAGGAAGAAAATGTTAAGGGAAGCTCAAGAAACAATCAAGTTCAAACGAAAGGAAGCCAAGGCCAATGCCGAAAGGAGCACTAAAGCAGAATGGACCATTTCTTTATGCAATCGTAGg GCTGAAGAGCTTGAAGCAAAGATAAAAGAAGAGGTGACCAAGCGAGAAGATTTAAAGAAAGCATTAGATTCTGAGAAGGAACAGCTTCATGAAGTTATAATGGACACTGAGGAAAGCAAGAGTAGGCTAAACTCACTTATGGAGCTCCAGTATGAACTCTCAACAAAGCTCCACAATTCCTCATTGGCAAAATCAAACAGAGAGACCCAACTAGAAAAGGCAGTTAGCACCCGGGCAGAGATGGTGAGGGAGATTGAGGAACTGCGGCAGCAGAGAGAAGTTCTTCATCGTCGAATCGAGTTTTGTAAAGAGAAAGATGCCATTGGAATGGTTGCAAGGCTTAGTGACATGAGCTGTGGTTTTAAGGATTACACAGCAGAGGAGATCAGATTGGCAACAAATGATTTTTCGGAACGTTTGAGAATTAAACCAGGAGGTGATTGGACTAGTATGTATAGAGGCCGCATCAATCATGCCACAGTTGCAATCAAAATGCTCAACTCAGCTAATGGCATCTCTAAGCAGGATTTTCAAGCTAAG GTGACAGTTCTTAGCCACATTCGACACCCAAATTTGATCACCATGCTTGGATTCTGCACTGAGCTAAGGTGCATTGTGTTTGAGTACATGCACAATGGTAGCTTGAGAGACGTATTTTTAAGGGACATATTGTTCTCCTCTCAAATAAGCTCTAAGACAAGAAAGCGGACCCTAGGGTGGCACGACCGTGCCCGAATTGCTTCCGAAATTTGTTCAGGCTTGGGCTTTCTCCACACAGGGAAGCCGAGGCCCATTGTTCATGGCCGACTTTCCTTGTCTAACATCCTCTTGGACCGCAATCTCGTAACAAAGATCAGCGGGTTTGGGCTCTCCCTAAGTCATAATGAACAGAGTGTCCGATCAGATATTCGGGCTTTTGGGGTTTTGATGATGCATCTTTTAACTGGAAGGAATTGGGCTGGGCTGGGCCAGGCAATGAACATGGATCAGGCAGCTGTAGTCCGGGATCTAGATGAGATGGCGGGACAATGGCCGTTAGATTTGGCAGAGAAGCTTGCGGGCTTAGCCTTGAGGTGCTTAACAAGTAACCGTGGGCCTAGTAGAGATTTGAAGCTGGCAACAGTGATGGAAGAGCTCAATGAGTTGAAGAAAAGAGCTGATGATTTAGTTGCAAGTGAGCGGGCCATGGATAGAGATGTAAAAGCAAAGGACACCAATGATGTACCCAGTTTTTTCCTCTGCCCCATTTTTCAG GAAGTGATGAAGAATCCACATGCGGCAGCTGATGGGTTTTCATATGAACTAGACGCAATAGAGGAATGGCTAAGAATGGGGCATGACACATCGCCCATGACAAACTTAAGGCTCAAGCACACATTTCTTACCCCTAATCATACTCTTCGTTCCCTCATCCAGGAATGGCATAATAAGAGATTACTTCCACCTCCAtaa